In Rutidosis leptorrhynchoides isolate AG116_Rl617_1_P2 chromosome 6, CSIRO_AGI_Rlap_v1, whole genome shotgun sequence, the DNA window gataaaactctattatcacctcataatcgtcatgaaaacatttttatagttagccatgacgacctcgatcaaatttcgggacgaaatttctttaacgggtaggtactgtgatgacccggaaatttccgatcaaatttaaactttaatctttatatgttctcgacacgataagcaaaatctgtaatgttgagtctctaaagttttgaaatctatattcatgtaatcaattaccttttaaccatgcctaaagattcacgaacaattatgtataaataaatatatatacatatacatatacatatgtgtgattatcaaattgagatatattaataaaacattgaacggattagtcgatatgaatataagctaggaGATCTagtttatgaatttggaaatgctattaaggtattaaatgaataatatgttacatgaacgtatttgttcgatgaaagtttatcaacgaaattaaaagatattaatgattgaattatcagatacattgaattatgattatgagtctctgttacgaggtccacgttgatttgagaaattgtttctttttaacggtattcggaataaatgataaaatgattttcaaataagaacaaagtaccacttatctagtgtcagacaaaTGTTAGTGAAGAATTGAGTTTCAtactacttgattgatctattttcaaatgtacaaaaatgattttcgatatAATAAAACTTGTTTATAAAAATGTCTTTGTTTAGATAGCGTAAGTCGGAATATTGATatatataacttgcaacgtgtatttaaaatatattatgattacaaattaaacgatagtaacacttattacttgattcgatcgatattaagatatcttatttagaaagtttaaggagaGTAAATTAAAcgtggcgcataaatgaattatatcaaattaagttttaaagtgtaaacgctacgtgttataagattttctaaacaaatttaaaataaactttgaactattattagtttttttttaaaaaaattaaatattatattattacattaatatttccattatatacggtatgtacaagtttatatttttaaataaaaatatatttaaattttacaAGGTGTTGTATTCTAAtatcaaattagtcataaaacattttgatttaaacgAATATtcattaaatatgctttgataaataacgaggctttgatttatagaagtaaatgaccaaaacattcaaaagattaagttacactttgagtgggttagttttccattaatttaagtataattattaataaaggtacacgtcgcgtaacgtaagaggctagttttctaaacgtacgaaagtgcgctcgaaaaacgaaaagtggtacatgagtcgagtgacaacgtacgagtcatttttgtaaaaattatatttttactacgcacttaaatataatataatatttaattaattctaaagattaaatatattatatattaattaatatataaataaacttatATTACGTATTATATGTGCTaaaatgtgtaacatcccgcctttttccgtttacttttccgtttaactatttaaagtccgttatatgattatgacatccctcgttaatacgcgttttaaaatatctcgtttaggtaattcacgcacccgtaaccgaactagagggaccattgttgccaagagagcaaagaggtgactaggtcaactagttaacccttcactctcatccattcattatttcttttcttttccatttttctctaatactttcacaaattctctcaaacaccatttcaaagattcatcatctaataaaaatctagcaagcttcaatctaaactaattacatatttggaatccttgcaacttcctcttcgattccataccgattacatctcgtttgggtaactttctaaaatcactagattctgtgttcttgatgtttttaacttataaagttgttaattagtgtctatggctcaagtctaacatgattatatgatttatatgctcgatttcgttatttgaagtaactagcttgaatatgaactttggtgtgtttgatttggtaatttggttgcttaaatgttgtttttatgataaagtgcaagtattaaatgtgttactagtaacactagcttcaatttgatgtgtaggttgttttagaaaacttcataaacttgattattgattttggtggatttgggttagggtttgatgaacttgaaatgaacttttgatgctttgaatgacatgaaatgttatttgtaagtgttaggttgtattgtatgcttgatcaccttcgaaacggcatatcattcatataaattggtttccgaatcatcgaatttcatttatgaacttgagtgcatttaatgaggaactttgaatgtgattttggttgttgtaaaagtaaatgtgatggatgaaatgtgtttagttgttttccttgtcaaaatacctttccgatgatataagatacatgctttggttgtttgcgagtcataaatggtgattggttgaagttaggttcgagcataaaacttaaaaactgccagaattctctgcacaggtaatggcgcggcgcgccatatacccgcgcgccgcgccaaagtggtctgtccaactttgtcgatttttgaataatgtttgctatgctacgcacctccgattcaaacgtaacttgttctaacatgctcatacatgattaaaaacctcagaaaaatagttcgggacccgacccgaacgtgttgactttttcgttgactttgaccgaccaaagtttgactttttgtcaaacttaaccaaatgattatgcaaccttcctaacttgtttctatacttgtatcttgcatgaaacttgacaatttgatttcacatgctacataatcgagtcgtaacgagccgtaggactaattgaacatctttgacctatcgtgtttaccgttattgatacgacctatttgtttaggtcaagactagcactatccttcgcacacgttactttgtgaagtacttttcatacgtgcactcaaggtgagatcatagtcccatctttcaaacaacttttatgctttaaactatgggatgagaaacatatacgtatcatacttttatacattgaacacaagtacgaaaacgaacattccacgtacgggtttgaacaaaaatcctcaattcaattatcattagttacacttgcaggatgtaaacgtgaacttatattatgtgatcacatgggcttgacgagcctcattcggacggttcgctaccgttagcggatgaaatatattttagggtctagtgtatgttctaacactacgcaaagggtgcaaaacagttaagtttgataattgggtgcccgcgaaacaaataacaactttggaatgcaaatgattttgataatcatattatattaaatcttgtggttcaaatgcaacgtttactaaaacacctatgatttcaccaacgttttcgttgacagttttctatatgttttctcaggtccttgaaagctacttgatacatgcttccgcactctttttgatacttgcttggatgtcgagtatgcatgcatagttggagcgtcttttgactactttaaattgtgtcgcataggtttcattcgtgcgttaaactttgtattgtaactaatcttttgaactacatttgtaaacttgaaacatccttttacttatgaaataaatgcgacatattttggtcaaacgtcatgataaagacttatgaccacgtaacgggacctaagtagtcggcgccgtcaaacatgatttggtcgggtcgctacagaatgTGTGTGTCGGCAAGACTAGAAAATGCGCATGTGGCCATAAATCTTTAGCCATGCAATTGCATGGTTTTAACACACAAACCCCATGCAATTGCATGGGGGGGTTAGGTGGGCAACATTAGTTTAAAAGCTCGATTTCTGGTTCCAGTTTTCATATATCTTATCTCTCTCTCTCgtagtatatgtattattattattattattattattattattattattattattattattattattattattattattattattattattattattattattattattattattattattaagattaagattattattaatcttattagtattatgtattattagtattatacataaaatactacgacgaggttctgcccgcatgatttcaaaatgagtttttcgagtaggatagggctaaggaaattatgggttacaactatggaggttatgggtaatgttcgggggttatgctcgtgaggtcaacctagtgtttatcatctccgttacgtctacgtactgtcctgcaatattgaatctcaatattgatacgtaagcactcataatttaatttttacatattaatagtgtatccctgactaatgctcgagtatataggattatgcatgcttgtatttttgatattgccattagataggatatgttgaatcctgaattagttacatatgcggttgagataaggtataagatatgcatgtccttggaaaggtagcgaaaaattaagaacttttcctttagatatcgaatggtttcgatgaacggattagaagttattgtcaattgaacttttgaattattattaaaaataattattattatcgtcgttattatcatcattctagtttatatctaattattattattattattattattattattattattattattattattattattattattattattattatcaataaaaagtattatcattaaaaattgttatttttactattattaatatcgttgccatcgttaaagttataattagtattagtattattattattattattattattattattattaaaactaatattagtaacacttaattattatgattactattattatcattaaagtgaacgcgatataaaagacgatttaaaaactattaacaaatcgattaggaaataatgagtatgagtatcatgatgaaatttaaagttattgatttagataaaattatcatttttcattatttttatcactattattattaaaagtattattaataattttaaaaatatcatctttacaaaaattattatttttaataagaatatcattattaatatgaaattttattattaataagaattatcatatcattataataccattttcataaatataaatattgttattattattagtagaataataataattattattacaaaataatacaacttttattattatcaatatcaaataaaaatgtaatacaaataatataattaccttaataaaatctatcataacatttttatgatattcaataaactttataaattttattatctaagatatataaaagtatatttttatataaagttttatttattaataaatgaattatattattgactctattaaatcttttaaaaaatatttaaaaatataaaacgacgatatttaaactatataataatcatgtataaattttggaaatcatttcgagtcaaattaacttttgttgactttgcatattagactcgagcattaggattgtggtacactatgacataacctaaattgttagacaaatattgaccaacatataaatatatataattaatttaggttcgtgaatccgaggccaaccttgcacttgttcaatgacgttatatgtatttttactacgaaatacagtaaggtgagtttcatttgcctttttaccctttatatttttgggctgagaatacatgcgcaatcttttataaatgatttacaaaatagacacaagtacgtgaaactacattctatggttgaattattaaaccgaatatgcccctttttattaagtctggtaatctaaaaattagggaacagacaccctaattgacgcgaatcctaaagatagatctatcgggcccaacaagccccatccaaagtaccggatgctttcgtacttcgaaatttatatcatgtccgaaggaggatcccggaatgataggggatattcttatatatatctagttaatgtcggttaccaggtgttcaccatatgaatgattatttttgtctctatgcatgagacatatatttatgagaactggaaatgaaattcttgtggtctattaaaatgatggaaataaatgattatgataaactaatgaactcaccaaccttttggttgacactttaaaccatgtttattctcaggtgttaaagaaatcttccgctgtgcatttgctcattttaaagattttacttagagtctttcatagcatatttcgaagaacgttgcattcgagtcattgagttcatcaaagattattattaaatcaatttatagttggatagtggatattatgaaatggtatgcatgtctgtcaattttcgatgtaaagaaagtttgtcttttaaaaacgaatgcaatgtttgtaaaatgtatcatatagaggtaaaatacctcacaatgtaatcaactattgtgaatcgtttataatgtatatgaacgggttctttcaagtATGATGCGTAACCTAACAATTGAGGCATAAACTCATTTATATACTGTCGGcagagacactcggtcgactgtctggTTAGTCGATCGAAGATAAACTTTCACCGACCTGGACTCTCGAGTGGTCATAGTTGATCGACTGTCATATCAGTTTAACTATTGATTTGAGACATCTCACGTATGATAGCTAATACTCCGTATTCAATAGTCACAATATTCATTAAGTATTATAGACCAAATTATACGATTAAAAATCGAGAACTAGTGATTTACAATTATGCACCAACATACTCcccattattttcatcatttatGAAAGGTTACAATTTGAGACCAGACCATTAATTATTCTATTCGATTACAAGCTATCCCTGTTTATGGGTTCTCTTCGGAGTCGGTTATGACCAGAAATCGGGCCAACACCATATCGATTTGAATCAATCCGGTCTAATCCGGTTTAGTCCGATAAACACACAAAGGACTCCTCCTATATTAGCATTGTAACACAAGAAAGATTCGAGAACACAAGCACCAACAAGGCCACAGCTATGTCAAATTCCTTCCCTTCTCCGTCGCCTCCGGCCACCGCAGTACCTGTCGCCGGAAAAGGAAAAACTCATTCACGAGACAACTCAGCTAAAACAATGGTCACGGATCAAATCACACAGGCGGTTCTTTCCACTTCAAATCTCCTTCACATCATGCTTCAATCCTCTCCTTCTCAGGCATTTTCATCTATTTTAATTACACTtcaattatttattgttattattatctttgtGGCGATTAGTTAGGGTTACTTGCACTAATAATTATACATCTTTTAAAAGACATTTATCCTTGCAGCTGTTGATATATTTTGATTAATTTTTACTAGTTTTCGtgatttattattatttgtatatatttaatatttatatttgtttatttatttaaaattttgaTTTGTAGGACAATCTTGTAAAGCTTCCTAAAAACCTTTTAGCTAAAACAACAACCATAAAGAATACTCAAAGGGTGTTGGAGCAGATGCCTTTGGTTATTTCATCTGTAGATGAACATATGGACCATGGCTTACAAAGGTACATttgaattataaaataaaatacttttttatttttatagtGCTTTATTTATCAGTAGCATGTCAAGTCTGGCTAACTTGTGTATTGTGTTACCAAAGGGCCTTTGGCCTAGCGGTATCAATATCGAGGTAAGGTAACTCATCAACCTCAACCTTGAGGCTGTGAGTTCGAGTCTCATGCTGGACTATTTGTAACTgtgcatgtttttttttttttttttttttttaatatataaaattaatacttgtaTATTGTGTTGACAGTGTCTCTCGTCTTGAAACTGTAACACGTTTGCTAAGCAACATAGAGAACAACCAGCTCAAACCCTTAACTGATGCTCAACTGTTGACAGAGGTAAACTGTAAACGCGTGTTCTTCCTTTTCTTTTAAAGAATATAAGACTCAAAAAGATTGATTAATAATATGCAGGTTAACAATGTTGATCAAATCATCACAAAATCTAAACTTTTCTTTTTTATCTTATATTTCACACGAGAAATCTTTtccttgtttgattacttgtttgttGCAGGAACCTAAAACAGACAACTGAACACAATAGACTACTTAAACTGGACACATCATGGGGCTAAAGACTCGAGCTAATAAGACATGTAGATAACGGTCGTCTTTATCAATTATGTGGTGTACTATAAATCATAGGGTATATAGTCAATCAGACAGTGGTGGTCTGTATCAAGTGTAACACTTAAGATCTTCTGatctttttaatttaatttctagTTTTTCGCCATCATCACTATTCATTCCATTGAAACATAATAATGTGGATGTAAGAAACACAAAAGAGACGCAAGCTCCATTGCAAATGCGTAATCACACCATTCACACCTGCATGCTTCAAGATGATAGGAATTGCTATACTGCCCACAACTTACCTATTAGGAGGTTAGAGGTATGAACCCCTGTCTCCTAAAAAGTCCTTAGGGAGGTTTTACCGACCCATAATTAGGATAAAGGTCCGACCCCACTGCCCTTgggatggtttaaggttcggatccGTGTAACACGGTTCGGGTTTCCGCCTGAAAGCGCGTGCGTGCGTTTCAAATGATCGCGAAGGTGGTTAATACCCTCCGGGTGATCCGGGTGATGCTCACAACTTGCATCTAAAAAAAGAACTTCGTTGCATCCACCCAACTGTCATAAAGGCACATTGGAGGTGGTAAAATGGGCGGGCTGAGGAGGTTTGGCAGTGGGTCAAAATGTATAACTTTTATATGCATGTTAAAACAAGTAGGTCCGATACAccaaaacattatttccatttctttAGTTGTAATTTGTAAACAATTAATGTATTATGGAATTACAATTACAAAAACAATACTATTTTATAACTAAGAACACTACACCTGCTCTCAGATTATTATTGGCAAGTATATGTATATAATGAAGTATATGTAAATAAGTATACGTGtacatagattattattattttatttattataggATAAGAACATTCAACCAATACAATTAATTGATCAGTTTCAACGTACAAGAAGTTACCAACTAATTTCATGGAAGTTTTCTTGGCTTTATTTATCATATGAAGAGACGACTTTTTGTACCTATTTTACTTTTTTCTATGACCTTTTCATCTAAATTTTGTGTTTGCCAAAATAATGTCACTAACTCAAAAGTCAATATAAATAGAAATGGTGCACAAGTATTGAGTCATCTTAGTTTGGGTATTGAATGTAATAATGGAGAAAAATGTAAATGAAGCCCCTGCCATCGGCATCGACCTAGGGACAACATACTCATGTGTCGCCGTTTGGATCCATAATCGAATCGAAATCATACCCAATGATCAGGGAAACAGAACCACTCCTTCGACTGTTGCTTTTCGTGATGCAGAGCGTCTTATCGGTGATGGTGCCAAGAACCAAGTGGCCATGAACCCTGCTAACACCATATTTGGTCAGTCTACCATATTTCATACTTCTTATTATTTTGATCAACTGTAAACTGTAATACGAAAAATAAATTATGTAAACTGTCCTAAAGATAATTCTATATGTATACTTGTAAATAGAAACGATATGAACAACTTTGTTTGTATATGTTTAGTTTTAACTTATCTTCAAGACTAAAATAATTATCAAACAAGTAAGTAATTAAATACACCCTGGCGGGAACCATAAACGAACaaggttttttttgttttttttt includes these proteins:
- the LOC139855755 gene encoding tobamovirus multiplication protein 2B-like — encoded protein: MSNSFPSPSPPATAVPVAGKGKTHSRDNSAKTMVTDQITQAVLSTSNLLHIMLQSSPSQDNLVKLPKNLLAKTTTIKNTQRVLEQMPLVISSVDEHMDHGLQSVSRLETVTRLLSNIENNQLKPLTDAQLLTEEPKTDN